Genomic DNA from Leptospira broomii serovar Hurstbridge str. 5399:
TTATTTTCTTCCTTTACTGCAGGGGGAATAGATCCGTCACTATACCCCCTTAGATATGGAGCATAGCAGGTAAAACCTGTATTTGCGAACCTCTCCATAAGCGGAATCATGGATCCGGCGTCGTCAGGAAATCCGTGCACGAATAGACCCAGATTAGGGCCCGAACCGATTTGTATAAGAGTGAATTCCAATCCATTTGCCTGGAGCGTGCTTTGCTTCATATGAATTGGTTCTGATTTTTTTTAACACAACGGTTTGTCAAAGAAAAAGAAGAAAGCGAATTAAGAGGGGATTTGAGTAAAGGCTGTCGAAGTTCCTACACAATGCCAAAAAACGACGGAATTTCGGTACCCCAAAACAAAAAGCCCCCGAGAAAATTCATTCTCGAGGGCGTATCTTTCAGTTAGAACGATCGAAAGATTTTATTGGTTACTTTGTGCGTTAGACGCCATTGTTAAGAAATAACCGTTAGTGTCATACCAAGTTTGTCCGGTATACAAAGCGTTCGTAGCTTCTAAGTGATCCACGCCGGTCGTTAAGATTCCATAAGAAGGTCCGCCCATCCAAGTACCCCAGGATTGAGAAGAGGAAGGAACTACTCCGTCGTTCGCAATGCTCATTCCATAAAAAGGAGCACCGATCGCGCAGATAGGGAAAGTCAATCCCATCGCCGGATGCTGGATCAAGTCCGGAATCGTAATAATCGAACCGTAAGAAAAATATTTTACCCCGGGTGCATTCGGTGTAACGCTATTGAATGCGGCTAAACCGTCTGTAGTCAGCAATTTTAACCCAGCAATCGCGTTCTCATTCGATTCGCCGTAAACGACTCCTACAATCGCGTTCAAAATCGTAGCGACATATGGAAGCGCCCAATCGGGAATTACGTCTGCAACCACGTTTGCAACGGGGCTACCATAATGCGGAGTATTCAAGGTAGTCAAAGTGGCGACTCTACTTGACATTCCCAAATTTGAGACCATATATCGGGCATCTAGTCCACCCTGCGAATGGCCGATCACGTTAACTTTTCCTGAATAATTATTCGCAGCGAGTGCCGTGAGAATTGCAGTCTTCAAGAGAGCGGCACGATTTGCTGAAGAATCCATCGCGGTCACTGTAGGAGTTATGACCGTTGCCCCTTGGGATTGAAGGTAAGCTGCGTTACCGCCCCAATAATCGATAATTCCAGAATTTTGTCCCCATCCGAAAATACCATGAGCCAAAATAATCGGATAAGATCCACTTAGTGGTTGGTTAGACGAACCTCCTCCAGATGCCGACAACGCGCCTGAACCAAAACAGACCAATAACGCTAAAACCCAAATCCTCGCTGCACGAACCATTTTAAACCTCTTCAATTAACTATTCTCAAAAAGGTTTTCTCCCCTCGGACTCTTTATGTTTAGTGAGCCTTCGTTGGGACAGAAACCCTATCTCTCTTCAAGGTAACCCACCCGATTATAATCAGTATAAAATTTAGAACGTTCGGTATAAAAAAGGTTCTAAATTTTCAAGTCCGAGTTATATAATCCGGTCGAGTTAGCCAGGAAGGATATATATATAAAATGGATAATCTGTCAATATATTATCTGCCATAAGAATTCAAAATTGTCAGAATTTCGATTTTTATAAACCGATCGTTTGTTTTAAATTAAAGAATGCCAAGCAAAAGGACCGAATCATTTAAAAGCAGTAGTGTTTCCGTGACTTGCTTGAACTTGAGTCGGCCCGGAGGAAATCTAGAATGCTAGCAAGATTGCACCAATTCAAAAATGACGAATTTTACATCACCTCGAGAACTGGCTGAGAAAATCGCGAAGGCAACTATTGAATCTGCAATGCCCGGGCCGAAAGTGCGCGAAGCGATGCTAAAAATCGAGAAACCTGATTCCTGCATCGTCATCGCTGTCGGCAAGGCAGCTATACAAATGGCTGAAGGTGCTCGAGATATTTGGGGGGCTTCGATTAAAACCTCGATAGTTCTGACAAATTATCTCCCATCGGATCTTCCCCCATATCAGGAAGTTTTCCTAGGGAATCATCCGATTCCGAAATCGGAAAGTTTTCGGGCCAGTCGACTCATTTGGGAGAGGACTGCTTCCTTATCTAAAAAGGATACGGTCCTTTTTCTACTATCTGGTGGAGGTTCATCCTTATTCGAATTTCCTCGCGTTGGTTTAAGTGAAAATCTTTTAACCGATTGGTACAAGAGATTTCTTTCTTCCGGCGCATCCATCCGGGAAGTGAATTCCCTGCGCCCTCTTCTATCAGGCGTCAAAGCCGGTCGATTTCGCAAGCATTGCGAACCGTCCGCGATGATTCAATTGATCCTGTCCGACGTATTGGAGCCGGATCCGTTTTGGGTCTCGTCCGGACCCGCATTACCCTATCCGATTCAGCGGTCTGCGATAGAGAGAATACTCGATCGATACGGTTGGACCGAAGATTCTGAATTATTTTTAAAAGGAATCCCTCCTGATTTAAAAAAGGATCCAAGAGATCAAGTGATCGTGATCGGTAGCCTTGAGCTAGCGCTCCAGGCAGCAGAATCATTCGCGGTTAAAATGGGTTTGCACGTTGAGAGAATAAAAACCCCGATCATCGGCGAGGCAAAAGAAGCCGGTAAAACTTTAGCAGAGTTAGCAAAACGGAAGAAAACCGAAGGGCCTTTGATTTTGATAGGCGGAGGGGAAACGACCGTCACGCTAAAAGGTAACGGACGAGGCGGGAGAAATCAAGAGCTTGTATTATCCTTCGCAAGGGAAATCAGAGGCGAATCTAATTTGCTTTTGCTTTCCTTCGGAACGGACGGGATAGA
This window encodes:
- a CDS encoding esterase/lipase family protein, with translation MVRAARIWVLALLVCFGSGALSASGGGSSNQPLSGSYPIILAHGIFGWGQNSGIIDYWGGNAAYLQSQGATVITPTVTAMDSSANRAALLKTAILTALAANNYSGKVNVIGHSQGGLDARYMVSNLGMSSRVATLTTLNTPHYGSPVANVVADVIPDWALPYVATILNAIVGVVYGESNENAIAGLKLLTTDGLAAFNSVTPNAPGVKYFSYGSIITIPDLIQHPAMGLTFPICAIGAPFYGMSIANDGVVPSSSQSWGTWMGGPSYGILTTGVDHLEATNALYTGQTWYDTNGYFLTMASNAQSNQ
- a CDS encoding glycerate kinase type-2 family protein, which produces MTNFTSPRELAEKIAKATIESAMPGPKVREAMLKIEKPDSCIVIAVGKAAIQMAEGARDIWGASIKTSIVLTNYLPSDLPPYQEVFLGNHPIPKSESFRASRLIWERTASLSKKDTVLFLLSGGGSSLFEFPRVGLSENLLTDWYKRFLSSGASIREVNSLRPLLSGVKAGRFRKHCEPSAMIQLILSDVLEPDPFWVSSGPALPYPIQRSAIERILDRYGWTEDSELFLKGIPPDLKKDPRDQVIVIGSLELALQAAESFAVKMGLHVERIKTPIIGEAKEAGKTLAELAKRKKTEGPLILIGGGETTVTLKGNGRGGRNQELVLSFAREIRGESNLLLLSFGTDGIDGNSKNAGGFADSSTWKNILSSGIDPEFALENNDSATALEAIGNTFITQPTGTNVNDVQILVIT